In Streptomyces sp. 71268, the DNA window GGCGACCGGGAGAATGCGCTTCGGCTTGGCGATGGGGCCCAGGGCCTTGGCGACGTGCGCCCGCAGCTCGTCGACGAGGCCCTCGTCCTCCGCCACCCCGCCGCGAAGGATCACGAAGGCGCAGATGGCCTGCGTGGTCTGCGGGTCAGCCGCGCCGACCACCGCCGCCTCGGCGACCTTGGGGTGCGAGACGAGCGCCGACTCCACCTCGGTGGTGGAGATGTTGTGCCCGGAGACGAGCATGACGTCGTCCACCCGGCCGAGCAGCCAGATGTCGCCGTCCTCGTCCTTCTTCGCGCCGTCGCCCGCGAAGTACCGGTTCTCGAAGCGGGACCAGTAGGTGTCCAGGTAGCGCTGGTCGTCACCCCAGATCGTGCGGAGCATCGACGGCCACGGCTCGGTCAGCACCAGGTACCCGCCGGACCCGTTCGGCACCTCGTTCGCGTCGTCGTCGACGACGGTGGCCGCGATACCGGGCAGTGGAACCTGTGCCGAACCCGGCTTCGTGGCGGTCACACCCGGCAGGGGGCTGATCATCATGCCGCCGGTCTCGGTCTGCCACCAGGTGTCCACGATCGGCGCCCGGTCCCCGCCGATGTGCTTGCGGTACCACATCCATGCCTCGGGGTTGATCGGCTCACCGACCGACCCGAGGATGCGCAGCGACGACAGGTCGTACTTCGCCGGAATGTCGTCGCCCCACTTCATGCAGGCGCGAATCGCCGTCGGGGCGGTGTAGAGGATGGACACCCCGTACTTCTGCACGATCTCCCACCAGCGTCCCTGGTGCGGCGAGTCCGGCGTGCCCTCGTACAGCACCTCCGTGGCGCCGTTGGAGAGCGGCCCGTAGACGATGTACGAGTGGCCGGTCACCCAGCCGACGTCCGCCGTGCACCAGAAGACGTCCGACTCCGGCTTGAGGTCGAACACCGCGCTGTGCGTGTACGAAATCTGCGTCAGGTAGCCGCCGGTGGTGTGCAGGATGCCCTTCGGCTTACCCGTGGTGCCCGAGGTGTAGAGGATGAAGAGCGGGTGCTCCGCCTCGAACGCCTCGGGGGTGTGCTGGTCGGACTGGCGCCCCATCACGTCGTGCCACCACACGTCGCGGCCCTCGGTCCACGCCGTGTCCTCCCCGGTGCGGCGCACCACGAGGACGCTTCGCACGTTCTCCGTGCCCGGGCGGGTCAGCGCCTCGTCCACGGCGGGCTTGAGGGCCGACGGCTTGCCGCGGCGGTAGCCGCCGTCGGCGGTGATCACGACGCGGGCGTCCGCGTCGTTGATGCGCGTGGCCAGCGCGTCCGCCGAGAATCCGCCGAACACCAGCGAGTGCGGCGCGCCGATGCGCGCGCACGCCAGCATCGAGATCACGGCCTCGGGGATCATCGGCAGGTAGATGGCCACCCGGTCCCCGGCCGCCACGCCCAGCTCCGTCAGCGCGTTGGCCGCCCGCGACACCTCACGCTGCAACTCCGCGTAGGTGATCGCGCGCGTGTCGCCCGGCTCGCCTTCGAAGTGGATCGCGACGCGGTCCCCGAGCCCGTTCTCCACGTGCCGGTCGACGCAGTTGTATGCGACGTTCAACTTGCCGTCGGCGAACCACTTCGCGAAGGGCGGGTTCGACCAGTCCAGCGTCTGGGTCGGCTCCGTCTCCCAGCTCAGCCGACGGGCCTGCTCGGCCCAGAAGCCCAGCCGATCAGCCTTCGCCTGCTCATACGCCTCCGCGGTGACATTGGCGTTCGCGGCCAGGTCGGCGGGTGGCGCGAAACGCCGCTCCTCACGAAGCAGGTTGGCCAGGCTTTCGTTGCTCACGACTTCTCCCATTCCCAGGGTGCCCGTTGTGTCCCAGCTCATAGCTCATCAGCCTGCGGCACGCTCTGACAAGGGCTGTTGATAAAAATTGG includes these proteins:
- the acs gene encoding acetate--CoA ligase, with the protein product MSNESLANLLREERRFAPPADLAANANVTAEAYEQAKADRLGFWAEQARRLSWETEPTQTLDWSNPPFAKWFADGKLNVAYNCVDRHVENGLGDRVAIHFEGEPGDTRAITYAELQREVSRAANALTELGVAAGDRVAIYLPMIPEAVISMLACARIGAPHSLVFGGFSADALATRINDADARVVITADGGYRRGKPSALKPAVDEALTRPGTENVRSVLVVRRTGEDTAWTEGRDVWWHDVMGRQSDQHTPEAFEAEHPLFILYTSGTTGKPKGILHTTGGYLTQISYTHSAVFDLKPESDVFWCTADVGWVTGHSYIVYGPLSNGATEVLYEGTPDSPHQGRWWEIVQKYGVSILYTAPTAIRACMKWGDDIPAKYDLSSLRILGSVGEPINPEAWMWYRKHIGGDRAPIVDTWWQTETGGMMISPLPGVTATKPGSAQVPLPGIAATVVDDDANEVPNGSGGYLVLTEPWPSMLRTIWGDDQRYLDTYWSRFENRYFAGDGAKKDEDGDIWLLGRVDDVMLVSGHNISTTEVESALVSHPKVAEAAVVGAADPQTTQAICAFVILRGGVAEDEGLVDELRAHVAKALGPIAKPKRILPVAELPKTRSGKIMRRLLRDVAENRDLGDVTTLTDSSVMDLIQSQLPGAASED